In the bacterium genome, one interval contains:
- a CDS encoding DUF1109 domain-containing protein produces the protein MTAPRGPGLIDELSADLEAVRRPLREGAAIAIWLAAAWCVAVALIWLTGPFRPGFAQQLALAPRFALESALGLVLGVAAIAAAFSLATPGGRSRGALWAIVALAVGWASLLAVGLFAPALTPSSVGMRAGCDVQTLLFSLVPLGAGFWALRRRAVLDRRLAGLCLGAAAGSVPALLMQWACMYDPAHALMAHLGPGVLVAIAGALLGPRLLPRL, from the coding sequence ATGACTGCGCCGCGGGGCCCCGGTCTGATCGATGAGCTGAGTGCCGATCTCGAGGCCGTCCGCCGGCCGCTCCGGGAGGGAGCCGCCATCGCAATCTGGCTCGCAGCGGCCTGGTGCGTCGCCGTGGCGCTCATCTGGCTCACCGGGCCGTTCCGTCCGGGATTTGCGCAACAACTCGCCCTGGCGCCGCGATTCGCCCTGGAATCCGCGTTGGGCCTGGTGTTGGGGGTTGCCGCGATTGCAGCTGCGTTCTCGCTGGCAACCCCTGGCGGTCGCTCGCGGGGTGCCCTTTGGGCCATTGTGGCCCTGGCTGTGGGCTGGGCGAGTCTGCTTGCCGTCGGCTTGTTCGCTCCCGCGCTGACGCCGTCGAGTGTCGGGATGCGAGCTGGTTGTGACGTTCAGACCCTGCTGTTTTCCCTCGTCCCCCTGGGTGCAGGCTTCTGGGCCCTTCGGCGCCGAGCCGTACTCGATCGGCGTCTGGCGGGTCTATGCCTGGGGGCCGCCGCCGGATCCGTGCCGGCCCTGCTGATGCAGTGGGCTTGCATGTACGATCCGGCCCACGCCCTCATGGCCCATCTCGGCCCCGGGGTGCTGGTTGCGATCGCTGGGGCGCTGCTCGGGCCCCGCCTTCTCCCCCGCCTCTGA